One window of the Prionailurus bengalensis isolate Pbe53 chromosome E1, Fcat_Pben_1.1_paternal_pri, whole genome shotgun sequence genome contains the following:
- the LOC122484690 gene encoding CMRF35-like molecule 5: protein MWLLPVLFLLVVQGHFCTCLERMVRGREGGTLTTSCEYSPGWESYRKWWCRGKNWNSCKILVKTTGSEKLVKKGRASIQENRSRRIFTVTLEDLRREDADTYWCGIERTGNDLGYKFSIVVDPAPDPTDSPKPVARTTLPSWTSSRPFPQGINSSQPMDLNSPLTRSATLAINGAAENLPVWILLVPPFLATLEWLCQG, encoded by the exons ATGTGGCTGCTCCCGGTTCTGTTCCTTCTCGTCGTCCaag gCCACTTCTGCACCTGCTTGGAGAGAatggtgagaggcagagaggggggcacTCTGACCACATCCTGTGAGTATAGCCCAGGATGGGAATCCTACAGGAAGTGGTGGTGTCGTGGGAAGAATTGGAATTCCTGCAAAATCCTTGTTAAGACCACTGGGTCAGAGAAACTGGTGAAGAAGGGCAGAGCGTCCATCCAGGAAAATCGTAGCCGACGCATATTCACCGTGACCTTGGAGGATCTCCGTCGGGAAGACGCAGACACCTACTGGTGTGGGATTGAGCGAACCGGCAATGACCTGGGGTACAAATTTTCTATTGTTGTCGACCCAG CCCCTGATCCAACAGACTCTCCCAAGCCTGTAGCGAGAACAACGCTGCCCAGTTGGACTTCCTCTCGTCCATTTCCCCAGGGCATCAACAGCAGCCAGCCCATGGATTTGAATAGCCCGCTAACCAG ATCAGCGACCCTGGCCATCAATGGAGCAGCAGAGAATCTTCCTGTGTGGATCCTCCTGGTACCTCCGTTCCTTGCCACCCTTGAGTGGCTCTGCCAAGGATAA
- the LOC122485860 gene encoding CMRF35-like molecule 7, which yields MWLFLVLFLPIVQGSYPLMAVSNAVSGPVRGSLTVQCRYEPGWETYKKWWCRGANWENCRILVKTNGSGEKAKGNQVSIQDNQKMHTFTVTMEELRWNDADTYWCGIEKSGTDLGVKVKVTIDPVTMQCHYGPEWETYVRSWCQEADLSSCNIVVQTTGSELKKNHVSINQKMHTFSMTIWGE from the exons ATGTGGCTGTTCCTGGTTCTGTTCCTTCCCATCGTCCAAG GCTCATATCCCCTCATGGCAGTGTCAAATGCAGTGAGTGGCCCCGTGCGGGGCTCGCTGACCGTGCAGTGTCGCTATGAACCTGGGTGGGAGACCTACAAGAAGTGGTGGTGTCGAGGAGCTAATTGGGAGAACTGCCGTATCCTTGTGAAAACCAATGGATCAGGGGAGAAAGCAAAGGGTAACCAAGTGTCCATCCAGGACAATCAGAAAATGCACACGTTCACCGTGACCATGGAGGAGCTCAGGTGGAACGATGCAGACACCTATTGGTGTGGGATTGAGAAATCTGGAACTGACCTTGGGGTCAAAGTCAAAGTGACCATTGACCCAG TGACCATGCAATGTCACTATGGCCCAGAGTGGGAGACCTACGTGAGGTCCTGGTGTCAAGAGGCTGATTTGAGTAGCTGCAACATCGTTGTTCAAACCACTGGATCAGAGTTGAAGAAGAACCATGTATCCATCAATCAGAAAATGCACACATTCTCCATGACCATATGGGGGGAGTAA